The genomic stretch ACTCCTCTCTTCCCAGTTCTTTACAGGAGAGTTCAAAGCGGATGTAAACAAGCAAGCAACAGCTAGTGCAATGGCCATTTCAAAGGCCCTTCTCTCTACTAAACAAGGCACGAGAGGTCCATATACATTACTATATATCCTAATTAAACAATTGATAACGctgctaattaattaattaacataaataaTTAATCGTTTCCAAATCCTTCCCCTGTAAGTAATTGTGTACTAATCAAAATCCGTAAGTACTTGTCCATGCCTCATCAAAGTCGTCGTCATAGTTCTTCATCGGCATTACAGAAGAGATATCGATGTTACGATCGGTGCTCAATCCTTTCTCGAGCGACGGATTCTCTAACTTGCACTCCATCATGCTCGCAGATGATCCCAGCAATGTCCCATCTTGGAGGAGGTAAGCTCCCAAGCTCGCCGTCCCCACTGAGCTATAGATGTTGCTGTAGTTTAGGGTTTGAAGAGAAGGAGCTGATTGCGAACCCCAAAATGGATTCATGGCGACGTTGTTCTGGTGTTGATGATCATAATTTAGGTTTGACTCGATCAATGGAGGCAAGGTGCCATCAACGAGATCATCTCCTGCTGGTGGACTATTGATCAGTCTCTTCAGCCCTACGTTCTTGTTCATAACCCTGCATACTACCCATTCATCCTGATATAGATCGATAGTGTAAGTGAATATAGAACTCGGTGAAATGTACGTAGTAGAAatggatatatatatacacgTACCTTGGAAGATCTTGGGAGATTGGGGAGGAGATGCTGGCCTTCGAGCCTGAATTCATGCATCACCCAATTGGTCttttcaccccggggagctcttCCCTTGTAGAACACAAGGGTTTTCTTCATGCCGATGAGGGTGGTGGTTTTGGCCTTAAAGATCTCCTTGTCTTTACCGGTGGCTTTCCAGTAGCCAGACTCGGTGGCCCTGTTGGTCCTCATCCCTGTCGGGTACTTCCTGTCCTTTTGGAAGAAGAAGTACATCTCCTTCTCCCCTTGCATCTTCGCCTTGCCTTTAATTATCGATAACAAATCATTATGTTCATCAGAAAAATTAAGATCAAACCCAGTGAAAATTAAAGGGAATATATTCGAGAGATGATACTTCGAAGTTGCCATGGTTCGCACTTGTTCAAGTCCACATCTCCCATGGCCGTCGAGGTGAAGCTGAGGTTGACGATCCTGGGGATGAGGTAGTGAAGGATGATCTCCTCGTCTTTGGGGTGGAACCTGAAACCAGGAGGCAAATTTATGCTCTCTCCCATGATCATAAACcaattgagaagaagaagaaagaagaagaagaagaagcggggGAAAATTAGGAAAGAGGACGAGTGGGGTTGATATATAGAAGACGACTCCTAGCTAACCTAACGTCGACATACTCATTGCGTGCAGTGTAAGGAACGTCTCAGAGTTTGGAATAGGTCCATGCCATTACTTTAATGCTCTTGGTACTGGTTTCATTGCCCATAACATTAATattctctcttttttctttttcttaatttaGTATATAATTAAGTTTTGTTTGTCCTGGTCTAATGCCCATATGTCCCACTGCTCTTTCAAgttttgagaaaattaatgatcaaGGCAATACCTTGTATTCATCCAGGCAGTAAGTAAGCACTGCATGCAGATGAACCAAACACAAGCAATTTAAGGCGTGCTTTTTTTTCTTGTTTGCATGGCGTCCATTTGATACAACTATTCGGCGTGCCATTTGTTCACATATCCTTTTTTAATGATTATTTTTCTAGATTTATAGCCGGTGAAAATTGATAACAATTTAATTCCTCCAGAGTCGACTGTATTGTTTTCCATATGGCACAAAGAAAAAGTGTTGTATATATTGACAAGCTAGCTCTTGAAAAGATCCAAACTACATATGAAAATGAAATCTAATAATCATCTTGTCGTCGACAGGCTGGATGTGGATTTGCATGATTAACCGTACTTCTTCTATCTCAAACATTGCCATCAAACCATGTATTCTCAATAAATGAATAATTTAAAAacaaatattcaaaaaaaaataacccACCCTGCCTTTCCTGGCATTTGCCTCTAGTTCCTAGTCAATGCTTTTTTATGTGGATtaccctttttttattattaaaatatactCTGTCCCGTCTCTGTGGGCCCCAGCTGAGCTGGAACTATTATCCAGCTGCAGGACGTCAAACTATCAACCTGTGGCGTGCGTGTGGACACGAATAGTGAAAAGGTCGTCGCCACGTCAGCACCGCCACTGCATTCCGACGTGCACTCAATATTCGTTTAAATTTAGTTAAAACTTGCGATTATTTTAGCTAAACTTACGCCCCTCAATAAATAACGACAGTTTGGCCAGTTGTCGTTGGAGTCTGAGAACGCGGTATCAGATCGCAATCTAGCGCTGGCGGCCGCGCCGTCCTGGGCCCCTGAGGCACGTGGAGCGCACACCCCTTCTGCTGCATATTAATAAAATAGTCGGTGTAAAGGCACGtcactttaattaattaaccTTTATTAACTTGCTAATGATGATTTCTAATGGACAGCTTGACGAGGTAATTAATGTTGGAGTGCAGAACGACGAAATTGGTCCGTTGAGTCACGAGGTTGCCGGTCGGCCGGCACGTGGCCGGAGTGTTAGTTTGGGTGCGGGAGCAGAGATTCTTTTTCTTGAGACGGGGATCCTACGACAAATTTGGCGTGCGATCCATTGATTGGATTTGGTCCCTGTAGATTCATGGACCGTATCGTTTGGAAGGGATAAGATACATGAATAGTAGGTTGTGCGCCTGTCCTTGCAATATAGTTAGGGCAATTTTTAACTGTTAGGGTTTTAAATGagtgttttttatatttttaatatatcataAATATTACAAAATTTTATTGAAGCATCTGCTTCCATGTACTTATATGAATTCATATATATTATATCAATTTTAAAACAAaagaataaatttaaattttcactaTTATTCTCAAACTATAAATTTTAAACCTcacttttatgatagtttaaactTTTTTATTCAACTTATTTTGATTCTGTCACAAATCTTACATTAGAGATACCCTAACATTGTGTAGGTTCTTAGAGCCCATGTTGTCTTTTCACTTGAATTGAattgcttttatttttttaggCAATGGATAGTGATATAGGGTGTCCTTTTCACTTGCTCGAAGCTTCTCCTCTCTTGAACTCCTTTTGAACTAAAGTTGTGGCGCTCTCCTAATCTGTGGAGCAAAGTACATCAATGGTTGGTCGACATTATCGACATAGCCACTCGAATGCCCAAGTCATTGAATCATATCCGAAGAGAGTGGGAGAgaagaaaaaagagagagaatTCAGAGTGTTAGAAATAGAGAGTTTAATAGAGAAGTGTTGTCTCTGCATAGAAGAAGAAAATTATATCTTAACATATTTTTACAGGCTATTATATAGTTATTGGAAATGAATCTCCACGTAGCTATCCTTAGGGAGACGTTGGGGAACTAATGTGTGTGATCCATACCAATATTTTCAGCTTTATTGTTCCTTTACTTCCAACATAGTTCATGAGCATGTTTGCACTTACACATAGCTCTTTCATGCATTTTCATATTTTTAGTTCGGGAGACTGTTCTCTGTGTTTATTGTCAACATGGAATGAAGATCTCAACTTTTAAACGCATTTGGAGACAAAAAGCCTTTATCCAACACCTAGCACGAGCTACTCGTGGCTCACACCACGACCGAGCCCATACTTGGAAGCGAGGCGTGCAAATAAAGCGGATTTAAAATGTCCAATAGTCAACATGGGCAGGTCATGCCACTTGGCACGGTTGTGCAAGCTGCTACTCTTTCGGACCTAGAGCTTAAGAGCCAACACGACCATGGCGTGATGACTTAGATACACTGTAAATATTTAAATTCCATTGAAGATCAAGTCACATCCAAAAGCTATAACTCAAGGCCCCCAGCTAAGGAGGCATCGAAGACACAAGGGTTTGTGATAGAAACCAAAGTTGGGAGATCCGCTATGTAAGAAGTGGAGACTTCGTCACTACCAAGAGCTATAAGAGTCCAACTGGAGACGATATCTAGTTCCTTTCTAAACTTAACTCTTATATCTTCAATTTGTAATTCCATCATGGAGTAGTTGTAGATCCGGTGAGCCGATTAGAGGGGTGAATATCATGCAAGTTAGAATTAATACTTTCTCTTGCTTTCGGAatttagcaacaataaaatacatGTTAGTTATtcaaaaacaaatgcataaatagaaagtAGGGACTCAaacatttacttggttacaatctaggtggttattaatctaagACTGTGGAaaacactatcaatctccttct from Zingiber officinale cultivar Zhangliang chromosome 5B, Zo_v1.1, whole genome shotgun sequence encodes the following:
- the LOC121987699 gene encoding NAC domain-containing protein 87-like, which gives rise to MIMGESINLPPGFRFHPKDEEIILHYLIPRIVNLSFTSTAMGDVDLNKCEPWQLRSKAKMQGEKEMYFFFQKDRKYPTGMRTNRATESGYWKATGKDKEIFKAKTTTLIGMKKTLVFYKGRAPRGEKTNWVMHEFRLEGQHLLPNLPRSSKDEWVVCRVMNKNVGLKRLINSPPAGDDLVDGTLPPLIESNLNYDHQHQNNVAMNPFWGSQSAPSLQTLNYSNIYSSVGTASLGAYLLQDGTLLGSSASMMECKLENPSLEKGLSTDRNIDISSVMPMKNYDDDFDEAWTSTYGF